In Bacillus sp. S3, the sequence CATCTTGCGTTAGTGCTGATTGGTGAAGGGGAGGTATTTTACAAAGGCAACAAAATGGAATCACTTGAGGCGCTTCAACAAGAAGGAATCCTCCCGGTCACATTAGAAGCGAAAGAAGGCCTAGCCCTAATTAACGGAACACAGGCGATGACAGCAATGGGTGTTGTCGGTTACTTGGAAGCCGAGCAGCTGGCACATGAAAGTGAATTGATTGCGTCGATGACAATTGAAGGACTGAACGGGATCATTGATGCCTTTGCAGAAGAAGTCCATGTGGCAAGGGGCTATCAACAGCAGATTGATACAGCAGCAAGAATCCGTATGTATTTAAGTGATAGTCTACTAACCACACAGCAGGGAGAATTAAGGGTTCAAGATGCTTATTCGCTCCGTTGTATCCCGCAAGTTCATGGTGCTTCTTGGCAGGCACTTGATTATGTGAAAGAAAAACTAGAAATTGAAATGAATGCGGCAACAGACAACCCGCTAATTTTTGATGATGGTGAAAAAGTCATCTCAGGTGGAAACTTCCATGGCCAGCCAATTGCTTTTGCAATGGACTTCATGAAAATTGCCGTTGCAGAATTGGCCAATATTTCCGAGCGGCGTATTGAACGATTAGTGAATCCGCAGCTAAATGACCTGCCGCCATTCTTAAGTCCTGAACCGGGCTTACAATCTGGGGCAATGATTATGCAATATGCGGCGGCTGCACTAGTATCTGAAAATAAAACACTTGCCCATCCTGCCAGCGTGGACTCCATTCCATCATCAGCCAATCAAGAGGATCACGTGAGCATGGGAACAATCGCGTCCAGACATGCGTATCAAATCATCCAAAATGTAAGGAGAGTCCTTGCTATTGAGCTTATTTGTGCAATGCAGGCTGTAGAAATTCGCGGGGTAGATAAAATGGCAAGTCATACAAAAATGTTCTTTGAAAAAGGGCGCGAACAAGTACCTTCCATTAAAAAGGACCGCATTTTCTCAAAGGATATTGAAAAAGCCGCAGAGTGGTTAAAGACCATTGAATTTTCACAATTTATCGGGAATTTAAGTATTGAAAAAGGTCAGTACTAAAAGCTAAAAGGCGTGAGAAATTCACGCCTTTTGATTATTCCATCTGTTCCGGCAGCAAGCGGGCAGTATCTCCACGCCCTTCGTCTTCCTCAATCCTATTTTTAAAGGCTTCCCGGGTAACTAGAAATTCCTCATCCCCAATCGCTTCCTTACCTTTCTTTTCCGTTAAGGTGTTATTTGGGAAATTACCAGGATGGTTCTTCTTTTTATGTTCAAAATGTTCACCGCGTGCCAAATTCAACACTCCTTTCGTCTTCGGATGTAGCATTCCCAAATAGACAAAAAAAAATAACTGATCAAAAAAAGCTGGAGATGAAGTGAACAACAATTTCACTTATCACCAGCCTTTGGCCGATAGGAAAGTATAACTTCCTATCAGGCATAAGTGCAACTACGCCTCTGTCTTCGCCAATCGGCGAATTTTCTTTATTTGTCGGGTTTGCATATTCGATCGAGAAAAAAGCCAGCAAATACAATAAACGCAATGGGAATTGAAAAGTTTAACACATGTATAACAGTCATAATAGTTTACACCGCCATTATTAGAACATTAATAATATTAAGTATATTTAAATGTTATTAATATTATATGCTAAATGTCACAATTTAGACAAATTTAATCCTCATAATAATTTTATTAGGACAAAACTTGTTCTCATGCTTGTTTTAGGGGATTTTTTTGCACTCGAACAATGTTTCCAATATTGTCCACAAGGATTTTAAGGATTAGTATCGTAATAATTATATAGTAGGGAATATTATTGCAATTCTGCCTTGAATCAAAAATGTTTCCAAAGGAGTTGTACTGACAATGAATAGACAGGAAACAAAAAAAGTTGATATTCTCTGTATCGGCGGTGCAAATGTAGATTGGAAAATACAAGCCCTTAAACCCTTAGCCCACGGTACATCAAACCCGGCCTTAAGTATGAAGTCAAGAGGCGGGGTAGCTAGAAATATTGCAGAAAATGCGGGGCGGATTGGATTGAATACGGCTTTATTAGCCTATGTTGGAGCAGATTCTGAAGGAGAATGGCTCCTGCAAAAAACTAAAAACTTTGTTGATGTAAGTCCCACAGAAATAATTCAAGGAAAACCAACGGGAACCTATACAGCGGTACTTGATGATGATGGTGAGATGGCAATCGCCCTTGCAGATATGACAATTTATAATGAAGTGCAAAAATGTTTTTTTGAGACCAATATGCACTATATTAAAAGTGCAAAAATGATTTTAATAGATATGAATTTTCCCGCAGAGGTAATTGCACAAGTTATAAATAGCTGTAAAAAAACAGACATACCAGTTTGTATCGCAACAGTATCTGCACCTAAAACAGCGAAATTACCTGCCTCTTTAGATGGGGTTACATGGTTAATTGCCAATCAAAAAGAGGCTGAAGCCCTGTCGAAAATTAAGATTACCTCTGAGGGGGATTTCTACCGTGCAGCCGAATTGATCTTGAAAAAGGGTGTAGAGAAGGTAGTCATCACAAGACAAGAGAAAGGTTTAATTTATTTCACAAGAAATGGAGAAGCCGGAGCCATTGTACCGCCAAGTATTCCGGTTGTGGAAGTAACTGGAGCAGGCGATTCACTTATTGCAGGAATTTTATTTGGTTATTTAAAAGGCCTAAGTACTGAAGATGCCTGTAAAATTGGCATCACCTGTTCAATGATTACTCTCCAGACAAGCGAAACAGTAAATCCCGAATTGAACCAACAGTTACTGCAGAAGGGATTTCAAAAATATTTCAGTAAGGGAGTAAGTTGTTAACGATTCTCCTTTACAAATTTTTATTGAAAGAGAGGGGATTCTCTAAATTCCCCTCTCTTTTCTTTTTCGGAATGAAGAAAAGGGAAAGGTATTTGTAGAATATTGGGATATTTTGGGTGAAAAAGTAGTTCGAAACTTAATAAAAATGACAAATTATAACACCCTGTTATAAAAGGACTAGATATAATGAACATATCATTTAGGTTTAAGTAAATTGACCTAGCAGAAGATAGTAGAAAATGGTATTCGGTAATGCTTAAGTTGGACTGAAAACAGAAAAAGGCAAACCTGTTGAAAAACAGGGACGCAAAGCCGAGGATCTAAGGTGAGTGCCATACTTGCTATGATGGCCGGGCTACCTTGAATACGAAATGTATTTTAGGAGTGAGATGAATGTTCATTACGAATAGTGAAGTGAATGTGATCGACCAGGAATGGGTGGCACTGATATTAGAAGCAAAGAAACTTGGAATATCAATTGAAGATGTACGGGAATTTCTTAATCAAGATTCGCTAGGAGAGCCTTCAGGTACATATTAAATGAAAAAAGCATTCTACAAAAAGTGACATTTTTTGTAGAATGCTTTTCTTCTTTAGACAAAGTTCTGATTAATCATTATTATTTTGATTTATTCTCCACTTATTAAATTCTAGGAAATCACGAAATTGGTCCTTGGAAACACCTGAGCTCATAGCTTCTTTGACAAGATTCATCCATTCACTATCCAGTGTATCTTTGTCGATTTGCTCATGGATTAAATGTTCAACTGGAAGATTTAATACAGCAGCAATTTTTTCAAGAAATTGGATGGAAGGATTTTTTTGCAAATTTCTTTCAAGGGAACTTAAATAAGATTTTGCCACTCCGGCTTGTTCTGCAAGTTCGGATAAGGACATCTTCTTTTCTAATCGAAATTTCTTAACACGGTCACCAATCATTGGCTTTCACTCACCTATTTTTAATATTAATATATTTATTCTACCAAAAAGAATGGAAAAGTACCATATTAAGAACAAGTGATTATTACAATATCATGAACATCTCGAAAAGACGTTTCAAAGTAGCAACAAATTTTGAAAAAATGAGCGGTTAGAGGTAATATAAAAAGTGTTGCCATCAGAGTCAAAAGGTATATATATGTGAACCAAATTGTTCAATATACATAAAATTAACCATAAAGGAAGGGGATTATTCTTCATGATTGTCCTTAAATCTCAACGTGAAATTGAAGCAATGAAAAAGGCCGGAGATATTCTTGCAGCGTGCCATAAAGAAATTGCAAAACTAATACAACCAGGAGTTACAACTTGGGAAATCGAGGAGTTTGTGGCCGGATTTCTCACTAAAAATGGAGCAACACCGGAACAAAAAGGCTACAAAGGTTATGAATATGCAACATGTGCAAGCATTAATGACGAAGTGTGTCATGGCTTTCCAAGAAAAGAACCATTAAAAGAGGGCGATATTGTCACGATTGATATGGTTGTTAATTATAATGGGGCTTTAGCCGATTCCGCATGGTCTTACGCAGTTGGCAAGGTTTCTGAGGAGACGGATCATTTATTAAAAGTAACGAGGGAAGCCTTATACAAGGGGATTGAACAGGCGGTTCCGGGCAATCGAATTGGAGATATTGGCCATGCCATTCAAGCCTTTGTTGAAAGCGAAGGTCTTTCTGTAGTCCGGGACTTTATTGGTCACGGGATTGGTGCGGTGATTCACGAGAAACCCGACGTTCCCCATTATGGACTGCCTGGAAAAGGGGCAAGAATTAAAGAGGGCATGGTATTTACGATTGAACCGATGGTGAATATCGGCAGATACCAAACAAAGATGGATGGCAATGGCTGGACGGCAAGGACATTCGACGGTAAATATTCAGCACAATATGAGCATACAATAGCCATTACAAAGGATGGCCCGATTATTTTAACCGAACAGAATTAAACCATTAAGAACCCCCGTTGTTTATGTTAATAACGGGGGTTCTTAATGGTTTTACTTCTTTCTCAAACTCCCTAGTTCCTCTACCAGTGCCTGCATTTCATTCGGGCTAAACGAATTCTTTTTAAGGACCATTTCATAAATTTCCTTTAATTCTTCATACATTTCTTCGTCAAAGTGTGAAGGCTTTATGGCCCCAAGATTTAGCACCTTTAATTTTTCCTTTATTTGTTCAATCATATATTCGACATTTTCAACAGATTTTTCTGATAAGTTCATTTCGGGCACCCTTTCCGAATTAATATTCTCATCTTTTCATGTAAAAAAGTATCTGTCAATATAAACTTATCCATGAGTTTAGTTTAACCAAAGATAGGGAAATAAAAGGTAGTATAGTGGGACTTGCATCAGAATGCCGGATAAAGCAAAATAAATGGTAAGAATACATATTGGTATTATTTTCTTATAGAATCGACCCATGATATTTATCATGGTGGAAGGAGAGTTTAAGATGACGAGGAAAAATCAATTTTGGAAGGGGATCCTGCTTGGGGCCCTTGCAGGTGGGGCTATTAGTTTATTAGACAGACAAACACGTGAGGCTATGAAGGAAAATATTCAAAAAACATCTTGTAAGGTTGCCTATATCGTCCGTAATCCCGGAGAAGTCTCAGATAAAGTAAAGGGGACGGCGGCGAAAATCAAGATAGCCTATGAACAAATGAGTGAAGATATTTCCTATATTACAGATAAAGTGGAGGAATTGAAGGAGTTAACACCACAAGTTACAGACATTCTAAAAGAAACAAAGGAAACATTTACTGGGCATGAACAAACAGACTTGTTAGAAGAAGTGCTAGGGGAAGGGGAAAAAATATAAAGTAAAGGAGGAGGTAGCAAATGGGCAAAGAAATTAATGTACGCTCGTCATTGATAAGGCTGCTTTGGCATCGGATTGAAGAAGATGACTTGCCGGGATTAAGTGCGCAATTGGCCTACTTTTTTCTTCTTTCCTTGTTCCCGCTTCTGATCGTCATATTTACCCTATTACCATATTTTCCGATTCCACATCAAGATATGCTTGGGATGCTTCGAGATTTTGCACCAGAGGAAGCCATGAAGCTAATTGAAAAGAATATTAATGATATCATGGATCATCGAAATGGCGGATTGCTTTCGTTCGGGATTATCGGGACTATCTGGTCGGCTTCAAATGGGATAAATGCAGTCGTGAGAGCTTTTAATAAAGCCTATAATGTCAAGGAAAGCCGCTC encodes:
- a CDS encoding carbohydrate kinase family protein, with protein sequence MNRQETKKVDILCIGGANVDWKIQALKPLAHGTSNPALSMKSRGGVARNIAENAGRIGLNTALLAYVGADSEGEWLLQKTKNFVDVSPTEIIQGKPTGTYTAVLDDDGEMAIALADMTIYNEVQKCFFETNMHYIKSAKMILIDMNFPAEVIAQVINSCKKTDIPVCIATVSAPKTAKLPASLDGVTWLIANQKEAEALSKIKITSEGDFYRAAELILKKGVEKVVITRQEKGLIYFTRNGEAGAIVPPSIPVVEVTGAGDSLIAGILFGYLKGLSTEDACKIGITCSMITLQTSETVNPELNQQLLQKGFQKYFSKGVSC
- a CDS encoding DUF1128 domain-containing protein is translated as MNLSEKSVENVEYMIEQIKEKLKVLNLGAIKPSHFDEEMYEELKEIYEMVLKKNSFSPNEMQALVEELGSLRKK
- the hutH gene encoding histidine ammonia-lyase; translation: MITLTGNSLTLEQMKDILFRKQKVSASETSMAAVQKSREAVERIVSESRVVYGITTGFGKFSDVLIEKDNVQDLQLNLIRSHACGIGDPFPEVVAKAMVLLRANALLKGYSGIRPLVIERLLELVNKDITPVIPQQGSLGASGDLAPLSHLALVLIGEGEVFYKGNKMESLEALQQEGILPVTLEAKEGLALINGTQAMTAMGVVGYLEAEQLAHESELIASMTIEGLNGIIDAFAEEVHVARGYQQQIDTAARIRMYLSDSLLTTQQGELRVQDAYSLRCIPQVHGASWQALDYVKEKLEIEMNAATDNPLIFDDGEKVISGGNFHGQPIAFAMDFMKIAVAELANISERRIERLVNPQLNDLPPFLSPEPGLQSGAMIMQYAAAALVSENKTLAHPASVDSIPSSANQEDHVSMGTIASRHAYQIIQNVRRVLAIELICAMQAVEIRGVDKMASHTKMFFEKGREQVPSIKKDRIFSKDIEKAAEWLKTIEFSQFIGNLSIEKGQY
- the map gene encoding type I methionyl aminopeptidase, whose translation is MIVLKSQREIEAMKKAGDILAACHKEIAKLIQPGVTTWEIEEFVAGFLTKNGATPEQKGYKGYEYATCASINDEVCHGFPRKEPLKEGDIVTIDMVVNYNGALADSAWSYAVGKVSEETDHLLKVTREALYKGIEQAVPGNRIGDIGHAIQAFVESEGLSVVRDFIGHGIGAVIHEKPDVPHYGLPGKGARIKEGMVFTIEPMVNIGRYQTKMDGNGWTARTFDGKYSAQYEHTIAITKDGPIILTEQN
- a CDS encoding helix-turn-helix domain-containing protein — encoded protein: MIGDRVKKFRLEKKMSLSELAEQAGVAKSYLSSLERNLQKNPSIQFLEKIAAVLNLPVEHLIHEQIDKDTLDSEWMNLVKEAMSSGVSKDQFRDFLEFNKWRINQNNND
- a CDS encoding anti-repressor SinI family protein encodes the protein MFITNSEVNVIDQEWVALILEAKKLGISIEDVREFLNQDSLGEPSGTY
- a CDS encoding YtxH domain-containing protein, producing the protein MTRKNQFWKGILLGALAGGAISLLDRQTREAMKENIQKTSCKVAYIVRNPGEVSDKVKGTAAKIKIAYEQMSEDISYITDKVEELKELTPQVTDILKETKETFTGHEQTDLLEEVLGEGEKI